The DNA window GTCAGGTTGTACGGATCGCCGCCGAGGACCTGCTGGAGCGAAGGACCCAGGTTCAACGAGTCGAGATGCCGCTGGTAGATGAGCGTGTGCAGCCGCGAGCCCTGGGCCGGAACCCCCGGTGGCGTGACGTAGTCGCTCGCCTCGTGAGAGGGCACCGGGATGCCCGAGAAGTAGTAGTCGAGGGCTGCGAACGACATCCCACCACAAAGCCCGTGCAGCATCAGCGGCGGTGTCGTGACGCCGAGGCCCGGGACCCCTGGGACCTGAACCCCCTGGGGTTGCACCAGCGTCGTGGTGAACGCATTGGCGAACCGAAAACCGTTCGCGGCGGTCGTGAAACCCGTCCGTTCCATGGGCATGGCAGTCCCCCCTCCCCGCAGGGTGCAGCTACCGACCCGCGCGCGCCGCCGCGATCTCGCCCCGTAGCGCCACCATCCGTCTTTGCACCTCCTCGACCGATGCCTCGGACAGCGCTGGCGTCGCGCTCTCCACCATCCGCCTCGCCTCGTCCTCGACCAGGTCGAGCCGTGCCGGGTCGTCGCATTGCTTCACCACTTCCCCGAGAGCGCTCAGGAAGTGGAGCACCACGAGCGTGTCCTTGCACCCGTAGAGCCGCATCCGCCCGAACGAGCGCGAAAGGCAGGACGCGAAGCTCACCGGGCGGGCCACGAGCCGCGCGGCGCCGTGTCGATCCACGCGCACCGGATCGGGCATCGCCCGCCCAGCGAGCTTCGACATCGCCGCGCCGAGCCAGTCGAGACAGCTCATGGCGGTGAACGGATCGTTCACCCCGGGCGACAGCGCGCGGGCGGCGATCTCGACCAGCTCGTCGACGAGGAACCCGAGATCATGGACCGCGATCCGCCGCCCCCCGAGCACGAAGCACCGCCGCAGCGCGCGTCGCAGCCCCTCATCGACACGCTCCGGCGGCCACACCTCGACGAGCCCGCGCCCTGCCTGCACGTAGTCCCCCGGCTGGTGCAGAAGCCGCAGCACCACATCGCGCTCGGTGGCGACCTTCACGAGCGAACCCGTCTCGATCACCTGGAGGTAGCCCGTCTCCGCGACCGAGATGGCCGTCGCCTCTCCCGCCATCGCTTCGCCTTCCTGACGGAAGACGGGCGGCAAGCGCGC is part of the Chondromyces crocatus genome and encodes:
- a CDS encoding DUF2254 domain-containing protein, which codes for MRAQYIGLTERLRVSYWFIPSVMSVMAIVLAGTMLELDSHFGSDWMDDFGWLYAARPDGARHVLSALGGSMLTVAGTVFSVTIATVVTASGQYGPRLINNFMSDRGNQVTLGTFLATYLYSLMVLRTIHGAAESTADMRMRATSGFVPNLALLVGVVLAICSIGVLIFFIHHVPSHIQINHVIAQIGRRLVGHLDEVFPGRVRGGEGVTAATEDVDARLPPVFRQEGEAMAGEATAISVAETGYLQVIETGSLVKVATERDVVLRLLHQPGDYVQAGRGLVEVWPPERVDEGLRRALRRCFVLGGRRIAVHDLGFLVDELVEIAARALSPGVNDPFTAMSCLDWLGAAMSKLAGRAMPDPVRVDRHGAARLVARPVSFASCLSRSFGRMRLYGCKDTLVVLHFLSALGEVVKQCDDPARLDLVEDEARRMVESATPALSEASVEEVQRRMVALRGEIAAARAGR